In Candidatus Defluviibacterium haderslevense, the following are encoded in one genomic region:
- a CDS encoding AAA family ATPase: protein MIKLYSDNKNLIIDDEPIKDKLLTIPLNQKRLYKISHGSFKTKANESIRDVFKENQWIVIHENTGKGQAEAFKNDLTEGDYVYITIGGNELFTIAKVKAGSWGYVPEDITDENGWIYREVEYIKSATNPDPSPLKSFKEFIYPSGNSTFTEITIDKIEEANTNIFEPHFGVEFISEGATKIKVQGELQKHPNNIILFGPPGTGKTYNSIDKAVEIVTGIKSNHEDSKVIFDKLKKEGQIEFVTFHQNYSYEDFMVGIRPDIEFEHLRFKPYRGIFYEIAKKARENYFASKEQTALAKSFDQVFSEIIKPIEEKNESIEITMVSGLKYKITDVSDTTIHFTKPSGGTQHTLSIQTLQDVVEGIKEVTSGLSVYYNPLAKLIREKRKPVGNGQTEKLKNFVLIIDEINRANISKVFGELITLLEEDKRIDAKNELRLTLPNGDKEFGVPPNLYLVGTMNTADKSIALIDIALRRRFEFIGYFPDYSKLEESDGVFLKHINKEIYSRKKSADYLIGHAYFMTGLDTFKIIKNKIIPLLMEYFSGKTEVVEEIFKNSSWSIKYDIEKYDWIIQPIS, encoded by the coding sequence ATGATAAAGTTGTATTCGGACAACAAAAACTTGATAATCGATGATGAGCCGATAAAGGATAAATTACTGACTATTCCTCTTAATCAAAAAAGACTTTACAAAATATCGCATGGCTCCTTTAAAACAAAAGCTAATGAAAGTATAAGAGATGTATTTAAAGAGAATCAATGGATAGTAATTCATGAAAACACCGGAAAAGGACAAGCCGAAGCCTTTAAAAATGATTTAACAGAAGGCGACTATGTTTACATTACAATAGGCGGAAATGAGTTATTTACGATTGCAAAAGTAAAAGCAGGTTCTTGGGGCTATGTTCCCGAAGATATAACTGATGAAAATGGATGGATATATAGAGAAGTTGAATACATTAAATCAGCGACAAACCCTGACCCTTCTCCTTTAAAATCATTCAAAGAGTTTATTTATCCAAGTGGCAACAGCACGTTTACAGAAATTACGATTGATAAAATAGAAGAGGCAAACACAAATATTTTTGAGCCTCATTTTGGAGTAGAGTTTATTTCCGAAGGTGCTACAAAAATTAAGGTGCAAGGGGAATTACAAAAGCATCCGAACAATATTATCTTATTTGGCCCTCCAGGAACAGGTAAGACTTACAACAGCATTGACAAAGCAGTTGAAATTGTTACTGGAATTAAAAGTAATCATGAAGACAGTAAAGTAATCTTCGACAAATTAAAAAAAGAAGGGCAAATAGAATTCGTTACATTTCATCAAAACTATTCCTACGAAGACTTTATGGTTGGAATACGACCTGATATTGAATTCGAACATTTGCGCTTCAAACCTTACAGAGGAATTTTTTATGAGATAGCAAAAAAAGCAAGAGAGAATTATTTTGCTTCAAAAGAACAAACAGCCTTGGCCAAGTCCTTTGACCAAGTTTTCAGTGAAATCATTAAACCAATTGAAGAAAAAAATGAAAGCATTGAAATCACAATGGTTTCTGGTCTTAAATATAAAATCACCGATGTAAGCGACACAACTATTCATTTTACAAAGCCATCAGGCGGTACTCAACACACTTTAAGTATTCAAACACTTCAAGATGTAGTTGAAGGTATTAAAGAGGTTACATCTGGACTTTCCGTTTATTATAATCCCCTAGCGAAGCTTATCCGAGAAAAAAGAAAGCCAGTGGGGAACGGACAAACAGAGAAACTCAAAAATTTCGTATTAATCATTGATGAAATTAATCGTGCTAATATTTCTAAGGTTTTTGGAGAATTAATCACTCTTTTGGAAGAAGACAAAAGAATTGATGCAAAAAACGAATTACGACTTACATTACCAAACGGAGATAAAGAATTTGGCGTACCGCCAAATCTATATCTTGTTGGTACTATGAATACCGCTGATAAATCAATTGCTCTTATCGACATTGCACTTAGAAGACGTTTTGAGTTTATTGGATATTTCCCTGATTATAGTAAGTTGGAAGAGAGTGATGGCGTTTTTCTCAAACACATAAACAAGGAAATATATTCTCGTAAAAAATCAGCAGATTATCTAATTGGGCATGCCTATTTTATGACGGGTCTCGATACATTCAAAATAATCAAGAACAAAATTATTCCGCTTCTGATGGAATATTTTTCAGGTAAAACTGAAGTAGTCGAAGAAATATTTAAAAATAGTTCGTGGAGCATCAAATATGACATTGAGAAATACGATTGGATTATTCAACCGATAAGTTAA